From Amycolatopsis sp. YIM 10, the proteins below share one genomic window:
- a CDS encoding DUF692 domain-containing protein, whose translation MAELPRFGVGIGWRPELDLSVPRLPGVDWVEVVAENLQPGALPASLTALRDRGVPVLPHAVSLSLGGAEELDTRRVEHLAELTAALGAPVASDHVCFVRAGGLDSGHLMPLPRTREALDVLVDNVKLAQSILGVPFALENIAALLEWPDPELSEARFLTELTDRTGCLLIVDVANLYANARNLGSDPVSFLDEIPLDRLAYVHVAGGEEHHGVYHDTHAHAVPPQVLDLLGELRSRVDPPGVLLERDDAYPTDAELAAELAAIRAVVDA comes from the coding sequence GTGGCTGAGCTGCCCCGGTTCGGCGTCGGGATCGGCTGGCGGCCCGAGTTGGATCTCTCGGTGCCGCGCCTGCCCGGTGTCGACTGGGTGGAGGTGGTCGCCGAGAACCTCCAGCCCGGCGCGCTGCCCGCGTCGCTGACCGCGTTGCGCGATCGCGGCGTGCCGGTGCTGCCGCACGCGGTGTCGCTTTCCCTTGGCGGGGCCGAAGAACTGGACACCCGGCGCGTCGAGCACCTGGCCGAGCTGACCGCGGCGCTCGGTGCGCCGGTGGCCAGCGACCACGTGTGCTTCGTACGCGCGGGCGGGCTGGACTCGGGTCACCTGATGCCGCTCCCCCGCACGCGCGAGGCGCTGGATGTGCTGGTGGACAACGTGAAGCTGGCGCAGTCCATTCTCGGTGTGCCGTTCGCGCTGGAGAACATCGCGGCGCTGCTGGAGTGGCCCGATCCGGAGCTGAGCGAAGCGCGGTTCCTGACCGAGCTGACCGACCGCACCGGCTGCCTGCTCATCGTGGACGTGGCGAACCTGTACGCGAACGCGCGGAACCTGGGCAGCGATCCGGTGTCCTTCCTGGACGAGATCCCGCTGGACCGGCTGGCCTACGTGCACGTGGCCGGCGGCGAGGAACACCACGGCGTCTACCACGACACGCACGCCCACGCGGTGCCACCGCAGGTGCTCGACCTGCTCGGCGAGCTGCGGTCCAGAGTGGACCCGCCGGGCGTGCTGCTGGAACGCGACGACGCCTACCCCACCGATGCCGAACTGGCCGCCGAGCTGGCCGCGATCCGCGCGGTGGTCGACGCGTGA
- a CDS encoding TIGR04222 domain-containing membrane protein: MDEPWGISGPDFLVLYLFLLALPPAVAVVGRIALASGGSRAATAYTPGNVYEVAFLAGGADRVVDTAVASLLEREVVRADSTGRVHGAGSPPADPVEQAVYEVIVRRGSSRMADLRRELRKSAIIRGMTKHLTDAGLVQPTRGRVILRRLVHVLYLLTLALGVIRLVNGIVRDRPVGFLIVLVVAAALATFIASRVARSAPPVRPTARGSVQLASAKNWRSRQTASPGGAPSRSSAAVPLLAGAAGAVALGGMMMYPDEDLRTALAAPSSGGSSGGDSGGGGSCGGGGGCGGCGGCGG; the protein is encoded by the coding sequence ATGGACGAACCCTGGGGCATCTCTGGCCCGGATTTCCTGGTGCTGTACCTGTTCCTGCTGGCCTTGCCGCCGGCGGTCGCCGTGGTGGGCCGCATCGCGCTCGCCTCCGGCGGGAGCCGCGCGGCCACCGCGTACACCCCCGGCAACGTCTACGAGGTGGCGTTCCTGGCCGGCGGTGCCGACCGGGTCGTCGACACCGCGGTGGCTTCGCTGCTCGAACGCGAGGTGGTCCGCGCGGACAGCACCGGCCGGGTGCACGGAGCGGGCAGCCCGCCCGCCGATCCGGTGGAGCAGGCCGTGTACGAGGTGATCGTGCGCCGGGGCAGCTCCCGGATGGCCGACCTGCGCCGGGAACTGCGCAAGTCGGCGATCATCCGCGGGATGACCAAGCACCTGACCGACGCGGGCCTGGTCCAGCCGACGCGCGGGCGCGTCATCCTGCGCCGCCTGGTGCACGTGCTCTACCTGCTCACCCTGGCGCTCGGGGTGATCCGCCTGGTCAACGGCATCGTGCGGGACCGGCCGGTCGGCTTCCTGATCGTGCTGGTGGTCGCGGCCGCGCTGGCCACGTTCATCGCGTCCAGGGTGGCCCGGTCGGCGCCACCGGTCCGGCCGACCGCGCGGGGCTCGGTGCAACTCGCCAGCGCCAAGAACTGGCGATCCCGCCAGACCGCGTCGCCGGGCGGTGCCCCGTCCCGGTCTTCGGCCGCGGTGCCGCTGCTAGCCGGTGCCGCGGGCGCGGTCGCGCTGGGCGGCATGATGATGTACCCCGACGAGGACCTGCGCACCGCGCTGGCCGCCCCGAGTTCGGGTGGTTCATCCGGTGGGGACAGCGGTGGCGGCGGGTCTTGTGGCGGAGGCGGCGGGTGCGGCGGCTGCGGGGGTTGCGGTGGCTGA